The following are from one region of the Gammaproteobacteria bacterium genome:
- a CDS encoding TRAP transporter small permease subunit, protein MKDPSPLRRVLSCTVAAIDATSELTGRACAWLVIAMVLLISFDVAMRYLFHSGSVALQELEWHLFALIFLIAAAYTFKHDAHVRLDLFYQSKWMNERRRAWVNLIGGLVILAPFALLVIVSSWPFVHQSLIYAEGSPDPGGLPYRWLLKAAIPVGFVLLLIQGLADILRNLLKLTDRP, encoded by the coding sequence ATGAAAGACCCATCCCCACTGCGCCGCGTGCTCTCCTGCACCGTCGCTGCCATTGACGCCACCAGCGAGCTGACCGGGCGGGCATGCGCTTGGCTCGTCATCGCCATGGTGCTGCTCATCAGCTTTGATGTCGCTATGCGGTATTTGTTTCATAGTGGATCGGTTGCGCTACAGGAACTCGAATGGCACCTGTTTGCGCTCATCTTTCTGATCGCAGCCGCGTATACCTTTAAACACGATGCACACGTGCGTCTGGATCTCTTCTATCAAAGCAAATGGATGAATGAGCGCCGACGGGCGTGGGTTAACCTGATCGGCGGGCTCGTAATCCTCGCACCCTTCGCTCTTTTGGTCATCGTGAGTTCCTGGCCGTTTGTGCACCAATCGTTGATTTATGCGGAAGGCTCGCCCGATCCGGGTGGCCTGCCGTACCGTTGGTTACTGAAAGCCGCGATTCCCGTCGGCTTTGTACTGCTCCTTATCCAAGGTCTGGCTGACATCCTCCGCAACCTCTTGAAGCTCACGGATCGACCCTGA
- the pdxA gene encoding 4-hydroxythreonine-4-phosphate dehydrogenase PdxA, producing MSDSLSYPRIAITPGEPAGVGPDLAIQAAQHTYPAELIAIADPDLLARRAEILNIPLELTFYDARRPPVAHQSGKLLVLPVATASFPQCGQLEATNAPYVIETLKKACRGCLDGWFDAMVTAPVHKGIINDAGIPFTGHTEFLAKETDIEVPVMMLCASALRVALATTHMPLAEVSAAITKDRLQAVLRVLWHELHHRFAIANPCILVCGLNPHAGEGGHLGHEEINVIVPVLEKLRIEGMLLIGPVPADTAFTPERLEGADAVLTMYHDQGLPVLKHQGFGEAVNITLGLPIIRTSVDHGVALELAGTGRAQASSLLAAIKMALQLARRKGTQRVRGSHYESVSASAGST from the coding sequence ATGAGTGATTCACTATCCTATCCACGCATTGCCATCACGCCCGGAGAACCGGCTGGGGTCGGACCAGACCTCGCTATCCAGGCAGCCCAACACACGTATCCCGCCGAACTTATTGCGATCGCGGATCCCGACCTCCTGGCCCGGCGCGCCGAGATCCTCAATATACCGTTGGAACTGACTTTTTATGATGCGCGCCGTCCTCCCGTCGCGCATCAATCCGGCAAACTGCTCGTGCTACCGGTCGCCACAGCATCTTTCCCCCAGTGCGGGCAACTTGAGGCGACCAACGCCCCCTATGTCATCGAAACGTTAAAAAAGGCGTGTAGAGGCTGCCTTGACGGATGGTTCGACGCGATGGTTACTGCACCGGTCCATAAAGGGATCATCAACGATGCGGGGATCCCGTTTACGGGGCACACTGAATTTCTTGCAAAGGAGACCGACATAGAAGTGCCTGTCATGATGCTTTGCGCAAGCGCGCTGCGCGTCGCCTTGGCTACGACCCACATGCCACTGGCAGAGGTCAGCGCGGCGATCACCAAGGATCGGCTGCAAGCCGTATTGCGCGTGCTTTGGCACGAACTCCATCATCGGTTTGCCATAGCCAATCCGTGCATCCTCGTATGCGGACTCAACCCGCATGCGGGAGAAGGTGGGCATTTGGGTCATGAGGAGATCAATGTCATCGTCCCTGTGCTGGAGAAGCTACGCATTGAAGGAATGTTGCTCATCGGTCCTGTTCCAGCCGACACAGCATTCACTCCCGAGCGACTTGAGGGAGCCGATGCTGTGCTGACTATGTATCACGATCAAGGCCTCCCAGTACTTAAGCACCAAGGTTTTGGTGAGGCTGTCAATATCACGCTGGGGCTCCCGATTATTCGCACGTCAGTTGACCACGGGGTCGCATTGGAACTCGCAGGCACGGGTCGAGCGCAGGCCAGCAGTCTGCTGGCGGCCATTAAGATGGCCTTGCAGCTGGCCAGAAGGAAAGGCACGCAACGCGTTCGAGGCTCCCACTACGAAAGCGTCAGTGCCTCAGCAGGCTCCACGTGA
- the rsmA gene encoding 16S rRNA (adenine(1518)-N(6)/adenine(1519)-N(6))-dimethyltransferase RsmA: MTKALKSHHRRRKRLGQHFLHDPNIIDRIIRAIAPQPGQRVVEIGPGHGALTVPLIKHLGALDVIEVDRDLASSLDTHCLELGALRIHAVDALNFDICSLAKDSECLRVVGNLPYHISTPLLFHLLRHSACISDMVLMFQKEVVDRLAAEPGSPAYGRLSVMAQYHCSVEPYFTVGPGAFSPPPKVDSAIVRLVPHKEPPVKIYDEAQFSNLVRQAFAHRRKTLRNSLKALLSETQIREAGVDPGVRADTLSLDSFAELANAVK, translated from the coding sequence GTGACGAAGGCCCTAAAGAGCCACCATCGCCGGCGCAAGCGACTTGGTCAACATTTCCTGCACGATCCAAATATCATTGATCGGATAATCCGCGCCATCGCCCCGCAACCAGGTCAGCGAGTGGTTGAAATCGGGCCGGGTCACGGAGCACTGACCGTACCACTCATTAAGCATCTTGGGGCACTGGATGTGATAGAAGTCGATCGCGACCTAGCCTCGAGCTTAGACACGCATTGTCTAGAACTTGGCGCGCTACGCATACATGCCGTCGACGCGCTGAATTTCGATATCTGTAGTCTTGCGAAGGATAGTGAGTGCTTACGGGTGGTTGGCAATCTCCCCTATCACATCTCCACGCCGCTCTTATTCCATTTACTTAGGCACAGCGCTTGCATTAGCGACATGGTGTTGATGTTCCAAAAGGAGGTTGTGGACCGCCTTGCCGCGGAGCCAGGCTCGCCGGCCTATGGCCGGCTGTCCGTCATGGCGCAATATCATTGTTCTGTTGAACCGTATTTCACTGTCGGGCCAGGGGCATTCTCACCGCCGCCAAAGGTCGACTCCGCCATCGTCCGCCTTGTGCCACACAAAGAGCCGCCTGTTAAGATCTACGATGAAGCCCAGTTTAGCAATCTGGTAAGACAAGCCTTCGCCCACCGGCGAAAGACGCTGCGCAATTCGCTCAAAGCGTTACTTAGTGAAACGCAGATCCGCGAGGCGGGAGTCGACCCGGGCGTGCGCGCCGATACGCTCTCCCTCGATAGCTTTGCGGAGCTCGCAAACGCCGTAAAGTAA
- a CDS encoding TRAP transporter large permease subunit, with the protein MEIWAFVMFFALMAALMFGYPVAFTLGSVALIFGGIFLGLDFFNLLPLRIWGVMTNFTLLAVPLFVFMGVVLEKTGLSEDLLETMGLLLGRVHGGLALSVVVVGALMAATTGVVGATVVTMGIIALPAMLKHGYSSPLATGTIAASGTLGQIIPPSVVLIILGDVIGVPVGRLFIAAVVPGLLLVLLFLIAIAVFCWRWPGAAPALRTTDSRGLVTRMLKSLLPPLALVVAVLGSIFFGIASPTESAAVGALGALLLAALHRRLNLSALQDAMRQTTRLTSMVFLILIGATAFGLVFRGMGGDHLVNDIMTQLPGGTWGFVLVSMVLIFILGFFLDFLEITFIVVPILGPIAAVLGIDLLWFTILIAVNLQTSFLTPPFGFSLFYLKAVSPPEVKIQHIYRGILPFVTLQLVCLLLLAAFPGIAVWLPNLMDRLQGF; encoded by the coding sequence ATGGAAATCTGGGCATTCGTGATGTTCTTCGCCCTCATGGCGGCGTTGATGTTTGGCTACCCGGTCGCCTTCACGCTTGGCTCAGTAGCGCTCATCTTCGGCGGGATCTTTCTAGGCCTCGATTTCTTCAATCTATTGCCCTTACGCATCTGGGGCGTAATGACTAATTTCACACTACTTGCGGTACCGTTATTCGTGTTTATGGGCGTTGTCTTGGAAAAGACTGGCCTGTCGGAAGACCTTCTGGAAACCATGGGGTTGCTGCTAGGACGAGTGCACGGAGGGTTAGCCTTATCGGTTGTGGTCGTCGGCGCACTCATGGCGGCAACCACTGGCGTCGTGGGTGCCACGGTGGTCACCATGGGAATCATTGCGCTCCCAGCCATGTTAAAGCATGGATATTCGTCTCCCCTTGCGACAGGGACCATCGCCGCATCAGGGACACTGGGCCAGATCATTCCCCCAAGCGTGGTCCTCATCATCCTAGGAGATGTCATTGGCGTGCCGGTTGGCCGATTGTTCATCGCTGCAGTGGTCCCTGGCTTGCTGCTTGTTCTGCTTTTCTTGATTGCCATCGCCGTCTTCTGCTGGCGCTGGCCAGGCGCTGCTCCGGCGCTTAGAACGACCGACTCTCGAGGACTGGTCACGCGTATGCTAAAAAGTCTCCTACCACCACTTGCATTGGTCGTTGCAGTACTTGGCTCGATTTTCTTCGGTATCGCGTCACCAACGGAGTCGGCCGCAGTAGGCGCGCTAGGGGCGCTACTGCTCGCTGCGCTGCACAGGCGTCTGAATCTTTCTGCCCTGCAAGACGCCATGCGCCAGACAACGCGTCTGACAAGCATGGTTTTCCTTATCCTGATCGGCGCGACCGCATTCGGGTTGGTATTTCGGGGGATGGGCGGTGATCATTTAGTAAACGACATCATGACCCAATTGCCCGGTGGAACCTGGGGATTTGTGCTGGTGAGCATGGTTTTGATCTTCATTCTTGGTTTTTTTCTCGACTTTCTCGAAATTACGTTTATTGTTGTTCCAATTTTAGGGCCAATCGCCGCTGTCTTAGGCATTGACCTCCTGTGGTTCACTATCCTGATTGCCGTCAACCTTCAAACATCTTTCCTTACCCCACCCTTCGGTTTCTCTCTGTTTTACCTGAAAGCAGTGTCACCGCCAGAGGTGAAGATCCAACACATCTACCGCGGAATTCTGCCTTTCGTTACATTACAGCTTGTCTGCCTCCTGCTCCTCGCAGCATTCCCCGGGATAGCCGTTTGGCTTCCGAACCTGATGGACAGACTTCAGGGATTTTAG
- a CDS encoding peptidylprolyl isomerase yields the protein MSSSASLGRHNFHQFLRAILIPWVACTLNTWAGEPLDHIVAVVNDDVIMQSELDNRSRTVQGQLRQKGTAIPPQSVLEKQVLERLILMKLQLQLAQQTGIRVDDETLNKAINQIASNNGVSLSQFQAILERDDYDYGAFREDIRDEITLTKLRQRQIDNRITVTDREIDNFLTTYKNQGEINAEYHLAHILIAVPEAASSDQVQKSQEKAEAVLEQLRADAGFKETAVAMSDGQQALDGGDLGWRKGDQLPTIFADVVPKMNKGDVSGLIRTSSGFHIIKLLDVRSGDQRMVTQTKVRHILVRPSDITSNEAARTRLAQLKQRIDGGDDFAQLARSHSDDTASAVNGGDLGWVSPGDLVPEFEEEMHSLQPGETSEPVRTQFGWHIIQVNDRRDYDSTEEVMRAKAWEAIRQRKIQENQEAWLRQLRDEAYVEYRLDPVEPEADE from the coding sequence ATGAGTTCTAGCGCTAGCTTAGGACGCCACAATTTCCACCAATTCTTACGAGCGATTTTGATACCGTGGGTTGCCTGTACTCTCAATACTTGGGCTGGGGAACCACTTGATCACATCGTCGCTGTCGTCAATGACGATGTGATTATGCAGAGTGAGCTAGATAACAGATCACGTACAGTACAGGGACAACTTAGACAAAAAGGTACCGCGATCCCGCCACAATCGGTCTTGGAGAAACAAGTGCTGGAACGCCTCATTCTGATGAAGCTGCAGTTGCAGCTAGCACAGCAAACCGGGATCCGGGTCGATGATGAGACCTTGAACAAGGCCATTAACCAAATCGCGTCGAATAACGGCGTGTCATTGTCCCAGTTCCAGGCGATCCTTGAGCGTGATGATTACGATTACGGTGCATTCCGTGAAGACATCCGAGACGAGATCACCCTTACAAAACTCCGCCAACGCCAGATAGACAACAGGATCACAGTAACTGATCGAGAGATTGATAACTTTCTTACTACATATAAGAACCAAGGTGAAATCAACGCCGAATATCACCTTGCACATATATTGATCGCCGTGCCGGAGGCTGCATCGTCAGACCAAGTCCAAAAGAGTCAGGAAAAAGCTGAGGCTGTATTGGAACAACTAAGAGCGGATGCGGGGTTCAAGGAAACGGCCGTAGCCATGTCAGACGGGCAGCAAGCATTGGATGGTGGAGACCTGGGCTGGCGAAAAGGCGACCAGCTCCCAACGATCTTCGCTGACGTTGTACCAAAAATGAATAAGGGCGACGTAAGTGGTTTGATTCGAACCTCCAGCGGTTTCCATATTATTAAACTTCTAGACGTTCGTAGCGGCGATCAGCGTATGGTCACCCAGACCAAGGTCCGCCATATTCTGGTACGCCCCAGCGATATCACGTCCAATGAGGCTGCACGGACGCGCTTGGCGCAGCTCAAACAACGAATTGACGGGGGTGACGACTTCGCCCAGCTTGCACGTTCACATTCCGATGACACAGCTAGCGCCGTAAATGGTGGTGACTTGGGTTGGGTCAGCCCAGGGGACCTGGTACCCGAGTTCGAAGAAGAGATGCACTCCCTACAACCTGGTGAAACGAGTGAACCCGTCCGAACGCAGTTTGGCTGGCACATCATTCAGGTAAACGACCGACGCGATTACGACAGCACAGAGGAGGTGATGCGCGCCAAGGCATGGGAGGCCATCCGACAACGCAAGATTCAAGAAAACCAAGAAGCATGGTTGCGGCAGCTGCGCGACGAGGCGTATGTAGAGTACCGGCTGGATCCAGTGGAGCCGGAAGCGGATGAGTGA
- the aroE gene encoding shikimate dehydrogenase, producing the protein MSESFVLDLHYDNYCVMGNPVAHSKSPLIHAAFAKQTGESIVYQAIFVERGRFPSALDTFQRAGGKGLNVTLPFKQEAWSLAQHRSQHANRACAVNTLWFDERGECYGDNTDGAGLVKDILINHGGCIKGRDVLVLGAGGAVRGILEPVLAEGPVRLVLANRTVRKAEELISLFADLGELHACGYDALNSERFNLIINGTSLSLEGKVPPLPDDILIPGGWCYDMMYADEPTVFVRWADAHGAEKALDGLGMLVEQAADSFQLWRGIRPDTGPVIEAIRRNNSPK; encoded by the coding sequence GTGTCGGAAAGTTTCGTTCTAGATCTTCATTACGATAACTACTGTGTAATGGGTAATCCCGTTGCGCACAGTAAATCCCCTCTCATTCATGCAGCATTTGCCAAGCAGACAGGCGAGTCAATCGTCTATCAGGCGATCTTTGTTGAACGTGGACGGTTTCCGAGCGCGCTAGATACGTTTCAAAGGGCAGGCGGAAAGGGGCTTAATGTAACGCTGCCTTTTAAACAGGAAGCGTGGTCTTTAGCCCAGCACCGAAGTCAGCATGCCAATCGCGCCTGTGCTGTTAACACGCTATGGTTTGATGAGCGCGGCGAATGTTATGGGGACAATACGGATGGTGCAGGGCTGGTCAAGGATATTCTGATCAATCACGGCGGCTGCATCAAAGGCCGTGATGTTTTAGTTTTGGGCGCCGGAGGCGCGGTGCGGGGCATTCTGGAACCGGTACTTGCTGAAGGACCCGTAAGGCTCGTACTGGCCAATCGGACCGTCCGCAAGGCAGAGGAATTGATCAGTCTCTTTGCTGATCTCGGTGAGCTTCATGCGTGCGGATATGATGCGCTCAATAGCGAGCGATTTAACCTCATAATTAATGGGACGTCATTGAGTCTAGAGGGTAAGGTACCGCCGCTTCCTGATGACATCCTGATACCTGGGGGCTGGTGCTACGATATGATGTACGCGGATGAGCCAACAGTATTTGTTCGCTGGGCGGATGCGCACGGTGCTGAGAAGGCGTTGGACGGCCTGGGTATGTTGGTGGAGCAGGCCGCGGATTCGTTTCAACTTTGGCGTGGCATTCGACCCGATACAGGTCCTGTCATCGAGGCAATTCGGCGCAACAACTCGCCTAAATGA
- the lptD gene encoding LPS assembly protein LptD — protein sequence MERPFKTLLIAASCLYPCASALVLAETVDPRWALCGPATDISPRPTFEAMEGDAEDATYVTADEAEAIKDGPLSFWGDVEVTRGPRQLRADKVIYDQNEETVDVEGNIQYWDEKLILSAEHGHVELDDDTGEFGGVTYRLLDWHARGQAADAFVDEDEQFAEFKNVDYTTCLPEDNDWQLSAKYLKLDFESERGTAKHVILKVKNKPVFYLPYINFPISDRRKTGFLAPSFGNTNNSGIEVRTPFYWNISPAMDATFAPRGMSKRGVMLMGEYRYLLERGNGQINGDYLPSDNEFRNKDRHQIAFTHNQSFLDRGRLFLTYNDVSDDQYFSDFGNSLSLSSERFLERRGDVSYRGDRWNVLGRVQSFQTVDPTIAPDDRPYERLPQFLFNVPTQNRNRKLNLDFTGEAVNFDRTLSVNGGRFDLYPSVSYPRRTISTFLEPKVSFRFTQYALDRTQNFDMTQTFTGSPNRAIPYVSLDSGVFFERDVTMGGTNFLQTLEPRLYYLYVPFENQNDLPVFDTGNFTFEFDQLFRQDRFTGADRVGDANQLSLAVTTRFLHGSSGEEMTQFSLGQLFFFEDRKVQLPGVAPETDPVSPFVADLKTELPWDLSARGDLQWNPNNSIFEKGAIHFAYDHDDSRIVNVAYRLRRSSNIEQTDVNGVWPVSANWNFVGRWLYSLQDDRTVEVFGGVEYNTCCWGFRAIARRFLADVNGDFQTGFFIQVELKGLAGLGKKTTTFLKENIPGYHDEF from the coding sequence CCGCGTCATGTCTATATCCGTGCGCATCAGCACTCGTTTTAGCCGAAACAGTAGACCCGCGCTGGGCGCTCTGTGGACCGGCCACTGACATATCACCACGCCCAACCTTTGAGGCCATGGAAGGCGACGCGGAGGACGCTACCTACGTGACGGCAGACGAAGCCGAGGCCATAAAAGACGGTCCTTTGAGCTTCTGGGGCGACGTTGAAGTTACCCGCGGGCCCCGGCAACTGCGTGCTGACAAAGTTATCTACGATCAGAACGAGGAAACGGTTGACGTTGAAGGAAATATACAGTACTGGGACGAGAAATTAATACTCTCCGCCGAGCACGGGCATGTGGAACTCGATGACGATACCGGGGAGTTCGGTGGTGTTACCTATCGACTGTTAGATTGGCATGCACGGGGGCAGGCGGCTGATGCTTTCGTCGATGAAGACGAGCAATTTGCCGAATTCAAGAACGTTGATTATACCACCTGCCTGCCGGAGGACAACGATTGGCAACTCTCCGCCAAATATCTCAAGCTCGATTTCGAGTCGGAACGCGGCACTGCCAAGCATGTCATATTAAAGGTCAAAAACAAACCAGTATTCTATTTACCGTACATCAATTTTCCGATCAGCGACAGGCGCAAAACGGGTTTCCTGGCCCCGAGTTTCGGTAATACAAATAACTCAGGGATCGAGGTCAGGACGCCCTTCTACTGGAACATCTCACCAGCGATGGATGCGACGTTTGCCCCTCGGGGTATGAGTAAGCGCGGCGTGATGCTGATGGGGGAATACCGGTACCTATTAGAACGCGGTAACGGGCAGATTAATGGTGACTATTTACCGAGCGATAACGAGTTTCGAAACAAAGACAGACACCAGATCGCATTCACGCACAATCAAAGCTTTCTGGACCGTGGAAGACTCTTTCTCACCTATAATGATGTTTCGGACGATCAGTATTTTTCCGACTTTGGAAACAGCCTGAGCCTTTCCAGTGAACGCTTTCTCGAACGGAGAGGCGATGTTTCATACAGAGGCGATCGCTGGAACGTGCTTGGACGGGTGCAGAGCTTTCAGACAGTCGATCCAACCATTGCCCCCGATGACCGTCCCTATGAACGGCTTCCCCAGTTTTTGTTCAATGTGCCAACCCAAAACAGGAATAGGAAATTAAACCTCGACTTCACGGGCGAGGCCGTCAACTTCGATCGTACGCTCAGTGTGAACGGTGGGCGCTTTGATCTATACCCAAGCGTAAGTTATCCAAGGCGTACGATTTCGACCTTTCTCGAACCAAAAGTGAGTTTCCGATTCACACAGTATGCGCTTGATAGAACACAGAATTTTGATATGACACAAACGTTCACTGGTTCCCCGAACAGGGCCATCCCATATGTGAGCCTCGACAGTGGCGTGTTTTTTGAACGCGACGTGACAATGGGCGGTACGAACTTCCTGCAAACTTTAGAGCCACGCCTTTACTATTTATATGTACCCTTTGAAAATCAAAATGATCTGCCCGTGTTTGATACCGGTAATTTCACTTTCGAGTTCGACCAACTGTTCCGCCAGGATCGATTCACGGGCGCCGACCGGGTGGGGGATGCAAATCAGCTGTCATTGGCGGTCACGACGCGTTTTCTTCATGGCTCGAGCGGCGAGGAGATGACACAGTTCAGCCTTGGACAGCTATTTTTCTTTGAGGATCGTAAGGTGCAATTGCCTGGCGTAGCTCCTGAAACAGATCCTGTCTCGCCTTTCGTTGCCGACCTGAAAACAGAGTTGCCATGGGACTTGAGCGCACGCGGCGACCTGCAATGGAATCCGAACAACAGCATTTTCGAGAAGGGGGCCATCCATTTTGCGTACGATCACGATGATAGCCGAATCGTCAATGTCGCGTACCGGCTGCGCAGGTCATCGAACATAGAGCAAACGGACGTGAACGGGGTCTGGCCAGTCAGCGCGAATTGGAACTTCGTGGGGCGCTGGCTCTACTCGCTACAGGATGACCGGACGGTAGAGGTCTTTGGAGGGGTTGAATATAATACCTGTTGCTGGGGTTTCAGAGCGATAGCCCGCCGGTTCCTGGCCGATGTGAACGGCGACTTCCAAACTGGCTTCTTTATTCAGGTCGAATTAAAGGGCCTGGCTGGCCTTGGTAAAAAGACCACCACATTCCTCAAAGAGAACATCCCCGGGTATCATGATGAGTTCTAG